A genomic region of Capnocytophaga canimorsus contains the following coding sequences:
- a CDS encoding SusC/RagA family TonB-linked outer membrane protein, whose translation MKKGLVLFFVLLTAVVWGQKDVTGVVKDQQGVPVIGVNVVIKGTSKGVSTDFEGNFVLSAKEGNVLVFSAIGYKTQEKKVLKNGAFISVVMEEDLMEIGEVVVTGYQTVDPTKVATSYTKIDIKNFERRGTPDVISGIEGLSASLVLSNNPNNPTGSKEFSIRGVSTLSGDSRPLIVLDGFQYGGRLEDINPYEVESITLLKDAASASIYGAKSSNGVIVITTRKGKEGKTQVRYTSNLTFQDKMDLGYIMNRVSSSKLVDIQHQYAKENHNFVQNYQKLFEANSPYASYYAANSNRVYYLYGLKKYGYITEQDFDEQIAQLRLYDNTKDIERLYLQSPITNQQNISVSGGSEAFKYRTSLNYTHSLKGVKNNENQRVIFDFISNLKFSPKVNLDFQTSLTSNNNSYKLIEDQQKSLERSDIFKIGSYDRFFDEKGNPLSVFKPGGNVGTNSGGLFGGKDPYEIQRLVAAGLLDETYYPALDFGKYTAKDNDWTAHVQGLLNIELTEGLVAKVGGQLRKKAFNINNTSAADSWYMKSLINNTTPLSFSGNARDLIIPYGARFRETRGESIDYLFRTQLEFNRTFGEHNIHLFAGAEAQEDKIQLTRIDRLGYDPKSNLYLPTDYKTLRDDINNVYHPNKRIASGIHFDEGFEEFQNRYIAAYSNFSYLYTDKYVLSGSIRIDQSNLFGTDPKYRYKPFWSLAGRWRLGEEAFLKDKNMKLDLRASYGVNGNIANKYGPFDIAEKRFEYRAGDILALNITNYKINNLRWERSETANFGADLSFFNNRLELVLDYYRKNTTDALAKVDSDPTFGSNFVYRNDASLINNGYEVMLTSRNIRTPDVLWETQLFFRYNKSKITEASFDTSTGRPHNFSGKVHNMKGNEPNSLYVFEYAGVSDTGEGQIRKADGSLVKVEYSYSTPRLFNYDDLKAAGTVIPKYTASMNNNFTYKGLGLSFLFVYQGGHVMLKDSYNGSPTQNGVTLMHKDTERAWQKPGDESFTDIPKLSSALYSSIISGSTKNVLPADFIRLRDVVLSYTLPTSLLGGLKVKELTINMRAGNLWLWTKNKEGIDPETQGLGIRTPLLPKSYTMGVNLIF comes from the coding sequence ATGAAAAAAGGACTTGTATTATTTTTCGTTTTACTAACCGCTGTGGTTTGGGGGCAAAAAGACGTTACAGGAGTGGTAAAAGACCAGCAGGGCGTACCCGTTATAGGGGTGAATGTCGTTATCAAAGGAACTAGCAAAGGAGTTTCTACTGATTTTGAAGGTAATTTTGTGTTGTCAGCCAAAGAGGGAAATGTGCTTGTATTTTCGGCAATTGGTTACAAAACGCAGGAGAAAAAGGTGCTGAAAAACGGAGCTTTTATCTCTGTTGTAATGGAAGAAGATTTGATGGAAATAGGCGAGGTGGTTGTCACAGGTTATCAGACAGTTGACCCTACTAAAGTAGCTACTTCCTATACTAAAATTGACATTAAAAACTTTGAGCGAAGAGGAACACCTGATGTTATTTCAGGGATAGAGGGGCTTTCGGCTTCCTTGGTTTTGTCCAACAATCCGAATAACCCGACAGGTTCTAAGGAATTTTCCATTCGTGGGGTTTCTACACTCTCTGGAGATTCTCGTCCGCTTATTGTTTTGGACGGATTTCAATACGGCGGGAGACTTGAAGACATCAATCCGTATGAGGTAGAAAGTATCACCTTGCTTAAAGATGCCGCCTCAGCTTCTATTTATGGAGCAAAATCATCTAACGGAGTAATCGTAATTACAACTCGAAAAGGTAAAGAAGGAAAAACACAAGTGCGTTACACTAGCAACCTTACATTTCAAGATAAAATGGATTTGGGGTATATTATGAATCGGGTTTCTTCGTCTAAATTGGTGGATATTCAGCATCAGTATGCTAAGGAAAATCACAATTTTGTACAAAATTATCAAAAACTTTTTGAAGCGAATAGCCCTTATGCTTCATACTATGCAGCAAATTCAAATCGTGTGTATTATCTTTATGGATTAAAGAAATATGGGTATATTACCGAACAAGATTTTGATGAGCAGATAGCTCAACTTCGCTTGTATGATAACACGAAAGATATTGAGCGTTTGTATTTGCAAAGCCCAATTACTAATCAACAAAACATATCAGTATCAGGTGGTTCAGAAGCATTCAAATATCGAACTTCATTGAACTACACACATAGTTTGAAAGGTGTTAAAAATAATGAGAACCAAAGAGTTATATTTGATTTTATCTCTAATTTGAAATTTAGTCCAAAAGTGAATTTAGATTTTCAAACTAGTTTAACATCAAACAATAATTCTTACAAACTCATAGAAGATCAACAGAAAAGTTTGGAACGAAGCGACATTTTTAAAATTGGTTCATATGACCGCTTTTTTGACGAAAAAGGAAATCCATTATCTGTTTTTAAACCTGGAGGAAATGTAGGGACAAACTCTGGAGGGCTTTTTGGCGGAAAAGACCCTTATGAAATTCAAAGATTGGTTGCTGCAGGGCTTTTGGACGAAACGTATTACCCAGCACTTGACTTTGGTAAATACACAGCTAAAGACAACGATTGGACGGCACACGTTCAAGGGCTTTTGAATATTGAACTTACTGAAGGATTAGTTGCTAAAGTAGGAGGACAATTGAGGAAGAAGGCCTTTAACATAAACAATACATCAGCTGCGGATTCTTGGTATATGAAAAGTCTTATCAATAATACCACACCATTGTCATTCAGTGGAAATGCCAGAGATTTGATAATTCCTTACGGAGCTCGTTTCAGAGAAACTCGTGGAGAATCTATTGATTATTTGTTCCGCACCCAACTTGAATTTAATAGAACATTTGGTGAACATAACATACATTTATTCGCAGGAGCTGAAGCTCAGGAAGACAAAATACAACTAACCAGAATCGATCGTTTAGGATATGACCCTAAGTCAAACTTGTATTTACCTACCGATTATAAAACGTTGCGTGATGATATAAACAATGTTTATCATCCTAACAAAAGAATTGCTAGTGGTATTCATTTTGATGAAGGTTTTGAAGAATTTCAAAATAGATATATTGCCGCGTATTCTAACTTTTCGTACTTATATACTGATAAATATGTACTCTCCGGAAGCATACGTATTGATCAATCCAATCTTTTTGGAACAGATCCTAAATATCGATACAAACCCTTTTGGTCATTGGCAGGACGTTGGCGTTTGGGAGAAGAGGCTTTCCTAAAAGATAAAAATATGAAACTTGATTTACGTGCTTCTTATGGAGTTAATGGAAATATTGCCAATAAATATGGACCTTTTGATATTGCAGAAAAGAGATTCGAGTATCGAGCAGGAGACATCCTCGCTTTAAATATCACAAATTACAAAATCAACAATTTAAGATGGGAAAGGTCAGAAACTGCCAATTTTGGAGCGGATTTGTCTTTTTTCAACAATCGTTTAGAATTAGTATTGGATTATTATCGTAAAAATACAACAGATGCTTTGGCAAAAGTAGATTCCGACCCCACTTTTGGTTCTAATTTTGTTTATCGCAATGATGCCTCTTTAATCAACAATGGGTATGAAGTAATGCTCACTTCTCGAAATATTCGTACACCAGATGTACTTTGGGAGACTCAACTCTTCTTCAGATATAATAAATCAAAGATTACTGAAGCAAGTTTTGATACCAGTACAGGAAGACCACACAATTTTTCTGGAAAAGTACACAATATGAAAGGTAACGAACCTAACTCTTTGTATGTATTTGAGTATGCTGGGGTTAGTGACACTGGAGAAGGTCAAATCCGTAAGGCAGATGGCAGTCTAGTAAAAGTAGAGTATAGTTATAGTACTCCCAGACTTTTCAATTATGATGATTTAAAAGCCGCAGGTACGGTAATACCTAAATATACGGCTTCAATGAATAACAATTTTACTTACAAAGGACTAGGACTTTCTTTTTTATTTGTGTACCAAGGAGGGCACGTTATGCTCAAAGATAGTTATAATGGTTCTCCAACCCAGAATGGGGTTACACTAATGCACAAAGATACTGAAAGAGCTTGGCAAAAACCTGGTGATGAATCTTTTACTGATATTCCTAAACTTAGTTCAGCCTTGTATAGCAGTATAATTAGTGGTTCAACCAAGAATGTGTTACCTGCCGATTTCATTCGATTAAGAGATGTAGTTTTAAGCTATACTCTACCAACAAGCCTCTTAGGTGGGCTTAAAGTCAAAGAATTGACAATAAATATGAGAGCAGGAAATTTATGGCTATGGACTAAAAATAAAGAAGGTATCGACCCTGAAACACAAGGGTTGGGTATCAGAACCCCTCTATTACCCAAAAGTTATACTATGGGAGTTAATCTAATCTTTTAA
- a CDS encoding RagB/SusD family nutrient uptake outer membrane protein, translating into MKKLYFLSILAGVVVSCDKYLDIEPKGSVIPRTVEEYDLLLNGIHSTSNEDVLALTADDFNLYTFNSSQAIDVKSPDNQDFQLYSWGDFRFYNITYPVSAWNKSYSNIYINNKIINEVVQSDPSLSYKEEDKFKIQAEAYYNRALDYFFLANIFAKAYSSSADRDFSVPIVTKADVTQYNLPRATVKEVYDFIINDLEKSLEYLPAKSKAHIRPNIGSGYALLSRVYLYKGDYQNSLEYANKAIGISNVTLQDYVNFDETKMEEAYSFEQYSIRYFGATAGYGGSLSNNLKTVLSTTDDARYYKFYEVDPNYGEGRISYQVTPNAAPSVGEMYITRAECYARLGKKDLAIADLNTLREKRLKNYTPLQSADFSSDKDLIKFCLEERRRETFQSHLRLFDVKRMNLEPDFATTLVKEFQGETYKAEPNSGKLVLPIPAQVMKFNPSWEG; encoded by the coding sequence ATGAAAAAGTTATATTTTTTAAGCATACTGGCAGGAGTTGTAGTTTCCTGCGATAAATATTTGGATATTGAGCCAAAAGGCTCTGTTATTCCTCGTACGGTGGAAGAATACGATTTGCTCCTTAACGGGATACATAGTACTTCTAATGAAGATGTTCTGGCACTTACAGCTGATGATTTTAATCTTTATACTTTCAATTCGTCACAGGCGATAGATGTAAAAAGTCCAGACAACCAAGATTTTCAGTTGTATTCGTGGGGTGATTTTCGGTTTTATAACATAACCTACCCTGTTTCAGCTTGGAACAAATCGTATAGTAATATCTATATCAACAATAAAATCATCAATGAGGTAGTACAATCAGACCCTTCACTGAGCTACAAGGAAGAAGATAAATTTAAAATACAAGCTGAAGCCTATTACAACAGAGCATTGGACTACTTTTTCTTGGCAAACATTTTTGCTAAAGCCTATTCATCTTCAGCTGATAGAGACTTTTCTGTTCCCATAGTTACTAAGGCTGATGTAACACAATATAATTTACCAAGAGCAACAGTTAAAGAGGTTTATGATTTTATTATCAATGATTTAGAAAAATCGTTAGAATATCTTCCTGCTAAATCAAAAGCGCATATTCGTCCGAATATAGGTTCAGGCTATGCGTTGTTGTCAAGAGTATATCTTTACAAGGGAGATTATCAAAATTCGTTAGAATATGCTAATAAAGCAATAGGAATTTCTAATGTTACGTTGCAGGATTATGTAAATTTTGATGAAACAAAAATGGAAGAAGCTTATAGCTTTGAACAATATTCCATTCGCTATTTTGGTGCAACTGCAGGTTATGGAGGTAGTTTATCTAATAATTTGAAAACTGTTTTAAGCACTACGGACGATGCCCGTTATTACAAGTTCTATGAGGTTGATCCAAACTATGGTGAGGGAAGAATATCCTACCAAGTTACACCCAATGCGGCTCCTTCTGTGGGTGAAATGTACATAACTCGTGCTGAATGCTATGCTCGTTTGGGTAAAAAAGATTTGGCAATCGCCGATTTGAATACGTTACGCGAAAAACGCCTTAAAAATTACACACCTTTGCAATCTGCTGATTTTTCGTCAGATAAAGATTTGATAAAATTCTGTTTGGAGGAACGAAGACGAGAAACTTTCCAATCACATTTACGCCTGTTTGATGTGAAGCGAATGAATTTGGAGCCTGATTTTGCAACCACACTTGTAAAGGAATTTCAGGGAGAAACTTACAAGGCTGAACCAAATTCAGGCAAGTTGGTGCTACCTATTCCTGCACAAGTAATGAAATTCAACCCTTCTTGGGAAGGATAA